The Thermoproteota archaeon genomic interval GAAATTATCAAGGGCGTTGAAGCTATAGAGGGTAGCGTCCGCGTTTGCCCTCAAGCTCTTCATGATGGACGCGATTATGTACCACGGAGGTGGGTGTACGTTATCGTGGGGGTAAGGAGGCAACGGGAACCGCGAGGATTAGGAGGAGGACCATCGGGGGAACGAGATATCTAATACTCATGCTATACTCCGTATGAAATAACCTAAAGGTTAATATAGATATTTCGCTAATCTGAGATCCGGTGGATCCTGCATGCCCGGATCTGCCCCGGGCATGCGATCGCGATCGCATGCCTGATATCTTAATCCAGCATTTATTTTAACTGATAGTTTATAATCCACTCCGGGAAGATAAATGGATGGAGATGAGGCATATACTCTCTATCCTCCTCATCGCCCTCCTTACCCCCCACGATAACGTACACCCCACCCCCGTGGTACATATCGCATCCATTATGAAGAGCCTGCCTGCCAGCGCGGATGCCACTCTCAACAGCTTCACCCCTCTCAATAACTTCGGCAGCGAACCGGAGCTCAGTGTCGGGAGGAGGAAGATCTCCACCAATGTGGTGACCTACACCATAAATTGGTATTCTGTGGTTAATTTCGACGTTTACAGTCTCATCCCCCCGGGCTCTGAGGTGCAGGCGGCCACGCTCACTCTCACGGTGAAGCAACCCCCTGATACCGGGGTAGATGTCCAAGTCTATCCCCTCACCAAGAGCTTCTCCGAGTCGACCGTGACCTGGTCGAGTCATGCCAACAGCTACGGCCCCCTGATAACCACGAAAC includes:
- a CDS encoding DNRLRE domain-containing protein yields the protein MRHILSILLIALLTPHDNVHPTPVVHIASIMKSLPASADATLNSFTPLNNFGSEPELSVGRRKISTNVVTYTINWYSVVNFDVYSLIPPGSEVQAATLTLTVKQPPDTGVDVQVYPLTKSFSESTVTWSSHANSYGPLITTKHISFGAHDGTKINFDVTAYVKGKIGTGSPIHGFLLKVPSDTDDGVIFHSREGAPYDS